The DNA window ATAAGCAAAATCTTCCTGTTGACCTTTTACTGGAACAGTGCCAGGCCGATACTTTCAACACAGGAAAATGATGACTACATTAGTAGATTTGTAGAAGGGGATGAGAGTGCTGCTTATCTTCACCAAGAAAAGAGAATGGGTGGgttgctttttgttgtttttccagaTCTAGCCCCAATCTCCCAACTATGAATACAAACTTGTATGAAGGAGAATCTGTTTAACTGCTGGACCAAAAATGCCTTATGATGATGAGGTTCAACTGAGTGCACTGAGGTCTCAAAAACGGTGTATATTTTAGTGAGTTTCATGTACAAGATTCTCAGGCAGACACTCACTAACTTCTTGCTCTTTGGTTGCTAGATCTGATAGGAGGCACTGCCCATGCTTGGGGGAATAGCAGTAACCAAGGGTAAATGACTTTCTGTGAATGGAGACTTCCAGATCTGTTACCTGCTACTGGTGTGATTTAGAGGTTCTGGGCCAAAAGCAGGAGCCAGTTGAGTCTAGATGCTGGATACAGGGTTTGAAATGTTCTTGCCGAGCAATGTCAGATTAAAAACTCTTGTTATCCTGGTAAGAACTTCACTTGTTAGGagcagcagggtgaggggctGAATGTTGGTGGATTCCAGGGCGTGGGGAGAGACTGCATCAATAAACTGTCATTTTCCTTTAGGCAAAGTCTTGAATTTGGGACCAAAAGCTGGCCTGATCCATGTGCCAAATGTGTGAATGTTTGTGGTGCCATTGggctgttctggcagggtctgggtcCTGCTGGTGGATTAGGATCAGTTCTGCGGGCTCTCAACTTGTGCAGTAGAATTCAGAAGCCAAAAACTAACTGGGTGTTGTGATGCTTATGTTCTTGGACCAAACAGGGAATGACAAGAACTGACCTCACTGTGCCCTGAACTATTCTGAGTGTTACACCTTCGCTTCTGCGCAGAACTGaaagctgcagggggagaggaatCGGAGTGACTCTCGCTACAGCTGGGGAGGCGCGGATCAGAGGTGATCAGAGCAACCTGTGTGTGTCAGTGGAGAGATGGGGGAAACAGCAGATTCTACTGAGCAGAGTCCGCAAGGAGAGGTGCACCCCACTTGTAATGGAGACCCTGAGACAGGAGGGGAGATGGAAACTCGAAATAATCCTCAAGAAGAACAATTATTAGAGTTGCCAAGTAGGAATGGAGATGTAAGGAGAGAACAAGACCCAGGTAATCACAGCTTCATGATCAGGGAACGGGCTGGGGGAGACACATGCAAATTCTCCTTCCACTGAGGGTTCGTCTCCTTGCATTTGTCCAGGTAGCAAGGCCCTGATTGCCCCAGTGGGCTCCTGGAGGCGGTTACCCAGCCTGCACCTGTAACCACCCTTTTCTATGTGCGGCGGGGGGTTGTGGATGAACAGTTCTGGGTGGGCACGTGTCACTCCTGTTTAGAGAGTTAAAGATACCAAAATGTTTTGAACGAACCCCAGGACGCCGTGGGGTGCCTAATATCCACGTGTACTAACTACACATGGACACACCGGGCCCAGCTACGTGCACGCTGCTGCACGGGCCGGCTTCTCAAACCTAAAACACAGTGAGCACCACTGGAGGGCTCACCAGCTATTTAAAGGGGCGCTAGCCCTATTCCTACGCATTACAGGGTCTGCATCTAAAACACTTGGCCCCTCTCCTGTGTTCATTCCATCCCTTCTTCCCTCTGCTTACCATAAGAGCCAGACTTTCAAACGGGAGAGCATAGGTCTCCTCGCAGATTCTTGTATTTCTGTTCCGGCACTTAGAGACCAGCCAGCCTAGGGCCTGTTGTGCTGGGTTGGGTTCTGGACGGACATACACACAATGGCAGTCCCAGTCCCAGAGACCTTACAGTCTAGCCACATCTGTGGCACATCCAGGGTCCCCCACTTGCGCACGGCAAGGAGCCAGGGTGTGGGGACAGTGTGAAATTTCTCCCTTCCGTTGAGGAGGCCTGTTGCCACAGCCCATGTTCGAGCATGGTTTCCCCTGGGCCTTCTGAAAACATGGCTCTGGGCATTTGGGGAAGGCTGGGTGGAGTCATAGAGCTGTTCTTCTTTCACACGGGGCGGCTGGGGTTTGTTCCCCGTTCCTTCATTTTTCAGAGGGTCTGAAGTCTTGATGCTAAGGCGCTTTCTCCGCTCTCTGGAGGAATCAGAATGAAATGTTCTATGAACAGATAGTAGAttttccccccacactcaccgagggaggggcagggggtcatGTGTTCAATTGCTCTGGGCTCAGAGCTGCCTGGCATAAGGCAGAGGAGCTGAGTGCAGCTGGGCCTGGGGGCTCAGTGCCTGAGAGTCTAAGCCCCCAGGCAGGGGCCTGAACACAAGCTTGGGGCCCAgactgcagggaaggggagggtgagACCCGTTCCCATCCCTGACAGCAGGGAGCCGTTCACCCTTCCGATGCTCCAGGAGAGTCTGGCCTGGAAGAGGGGGATTAACTAGCCCCATTTATCATCTAACAGGAGCCGAGATCCCTGTAACTCGGTGGATCTGGGGAGGCTGGTGTTAGGATTCTGCATGGTTTTAACTAATGTCCATGCGCCCGCACATACCAGTGATACAAATAAATTCCTGGTCTATGGCAGCTCCGATGCTGGTGGTTACTAACGCTGGCTCCCCGACCCTCTGCTGTGGAGCAGCTGTGGGAACCTGCCTGGCCTCTCTTTCAGGTTCTCAATCTCCCTTCAGGGACCCATTCGTGTGTAAAGTCCTGATCTGTGTCTCCGGTATGGCAGTGGTTCTGTTCTTTGCCGTCATGGTTTTGGCTGCAACTCTGCCAGGTGAgttcccagcctgcctgccctcctccgcGCTTCCCATTCAGCCGGAGCTGTCTCAGGTGCATGTTCTCCTCTCCCAGCCtgtctggcttcagctctgggttCAGGAAGGGTTCCCATGAGACATCTCTGATTCTCTGTCCCAGAGCCCATCGCTCCCTCTGTACAGCTCAGACACACATGGCCCATCTTACACCTGGAGCAATGGACTGAACTTAACTCCCACCACAAGATCTCTAGCTCACCTGTCCAGTgttgctctgagcatgcctgccTCCCTGCTTGTTGGCTACTCCCAGGACAGGGCTTGCAGGTACTACAGTGTCTTTGAGACAGGCTTGATTAGTCAGTGGggttgtgggggagaagggggcgctCTTACAGCACAGCTGGGAATTAAACCTGCCCGGTCAAGTTGGAACGAAGATGGGAGGTTTCCCTCTCAGCTATTAACCGCTCTAGCTGGCACACGCTGTTGACACTATTCATGCTGCTAAATGTGAACCTTATTATAGATTCACCACACACAAACCTTCATTTCTGCCGGGGTTAAGGCTGCTGCTACGTTCCCCTGGCTCCTCCTGCTGGGGCCTGGCAAGAACAGCAGTTCAAATAACCCCCTCAACATTAAAACCCAGGCTGCCCTTAGCACTCTGGGCATTCAGGCCACCTTCGCTCTGCCCCCATAGACACTCCTAGAAAATCTAGCTGCCCTCTCCATTCGTGCCAAGCCCAGCCCAGGAAACACGCTGCCACCCTCTCTCTAGCCTGATGTGATGTGGTTCCCGATAGAGCCCTTCAGCTCATGCATGTTTATTATTCAGTATCATTACCACCTAGATTGGTCACGGTGCTGTGCAAGGGCAATCAGAGCCCTGCTCCTCATGAAGGACCTGTTCTGTTCTGGCACGGAGGGCTTGGCATAGCAGCGACCCAGCCCCTCACAAATTGAAGCCCTCGGGATCCCTGAGGCAGGTGACTCCCTGTGtcactagagcaggggtctcaaactccaatcaccaggagggccacatgaggactcgtacattggcctgagggccgcatcgccccccgcccctgcctgtggggtgcagcagggggctcagggcaaggggttggggtgcagggtgcagcaggggctcagggcagggagttggggcgcaggagggagtgcggggtgtggcgggggttggggtgcaggcagagggctcagggcaggaggggttcgggttcTGGCCTGGCGCCGCTTACCTTGAGTGCCTCCGGGGTGGCAGGGGCATGCTTCCCAGAGCGGCGCGGGGTCCTCAGCACCACAGGGTTGGCAAATctgtgggccggatccaaagccctgaggggctggatctggtccggggctgtagtttgcccacccctgccctggaaGCAGGCTGGGGACGCAACGCACTGGGGAGGGGACGGGGTGGGCTGCGGGAAGCTTGGCGGGCCGCAGGGAAGAACCCcgcgggccgcgtgtttgagacccctgtacTAGAGCCAGTTGCAGGTAGTCTAaatatccaacctccccctgcccagGACGTCCCCGTGGAAAGCAGCACTGTCCCTGAGACCCCTGCTCCTCTGCTTGGCCTCAGAGACAAACATAGGCTTTGCATGTTATGCAGAGTGGGGTTCAGTTCCCTATTCAGCGTGTGACCGGAGCAGGCCAGTGTCACtgcaagggggcagagttaaggtgatcGCGGGGGAGGTAACCTGAACTCTGCCGTGCTTGGTTCTTAATGTCTCTAATAACCCTGCCATCTTGTTAGGCCCTTGTTGGGCAGGCAGGGAATTAAATAACATGATCGATGTCCTTGGGCTGAGTGCCGTGGCCCtatcccagctcccactgaagtcaatgcagagcATCTAGGCATTTCAATAGGGACAGTATAACAGTGCTCTCTTGTGGCCAGACATGTCCCAGCAGATGTGCGGCTTCCAGCTCCCTCTTGTGTGTCTTGTAAGGAGCTCATTCCCAGGCCAGAGCATCTTAAACTAAGATTCTTCCACGTTTGTGCTGCCTCGTTGGGTCTGTTATAGCAAATCAAAGCGCTCTTTCGCCCATCAAGCCTAAGCCTTGTTCCCCTGGATTCAGGGTTCCCCCTGGTCTTCCTGGGCCTGTGCGATACTTTGGGTAGATTCCCCCTCCTCAGGCCAGGAATCGTGCTGCTGCCCTCCCTTGGCTTCTCCGAGCTGGCCCCTTCCAACTCTCCTTGCCCGCAGGCAATCAGCCCTCCTCTCCCTCggaggctccctgctgcctctccgGGAGCTTCTCGCTGACCTTTAACCCCATGGCCTGTCATGGGGCCCCTTTACCTTCCCTGCCCGGGAAGGAGGGTGGAATGAGGGACAGGTAGGGCTGGGCCCGTTATTGTTTGAGGCCAGTCACACAGTGACAGGCAGGAACGTCCCCAATATAACTTCTGTTACTCAACCCATTCAAAGTACTGCCCAGACCCCTTCCAAGCCCTCCCTGGTGCTGTTCATGGGGATTAAGGAGGCAGAGTCCTCATTCTGTGCGACAGCCAGGTGTGGGTCAGGCCTGTGGTTAAAACGTTGGCACGGAAGTTGGGACTTCTGGGTGCTGTTGCTATTGGGTGACTGGACAGAATGCtcccccgctctgtgcctcagtttcccccttagTGAAAAGGGTATAAtgtcacttccctgcctcaccGGGCGGGGGGGAAACGTGAGGCTAAAATCGATCTGTGCTTGTGGGAAACTCAGGTGCGGCTATGGTGGGTGGGTAGGTGTGCGCATGCTGAAAGGCCTATAAATAGGAAGGGTGGGCCAGGCGATCGTGCCTCTGTCTAGGTATCTATGCTACACCCACCACGGGGGTGCCTGAGCTTGGCCTATACAAGTGAATGGCAGCACCTGTGTGTGTCCGGTCCCAGCCATCTGGGGCAAATCACTGCAGAGCCAGACCCGGCATAACTGCTGGATTTGTGTGCCAGCCATCCCTGGAGATAGTGCCCCGGCCCCATCACTGCCCTGGCCCGATACGTTTTTCCAGTGGGTCTAACAACTTGCAGCACAGAAGCAGCTTCCCATGGCTGACGTGCTCAAGTTCCCACCTCTCAGAACCCAGTTAGTGCCACGGGCTGAGCGCGCCCCTGAAATTCGTCTTACAAAAGCGCTGTAACTGACACTTGTGTGAGCCCCACCCTGAACTCAGGAGGGGTGTGGTGTGAGCGAAGGACTGgctgccagggctcctgggtctGAATCGCAGCTcggccactgactccctgtgacCTGGAGccggcccctccccttctgtatcgccagccccccaccccccgggataAAGTGAGAGGGTGATACTGACCCAAGTGAATTTCCCTTTGCTCAGTGAAACTTGCCATTGAACTCTCCGAGCGCTGTCCAGCCATCACCCCTCTCAGCCCCGGGGGCAGCAGGGCGACTGTCCCCTTCTACAGaggggccacatggggatggtaCTGCAGGGTGGAGGGatcagaacccagaagtcctgcctCGCAGTCCGTACGGAGGGTCAGCACGTGTCCCCGCTAATCAGGAAGAGGAGCGGGATCTGTCTCGGGCCCAGAGTCACTTGCTCTGATATGGGGTCCCTGCTCTCTACTCAGACGGGGGTGGGGTGTCTGTGCCTGAGGGGCTGCTCCCCTGGGGTGCAGGGCGGGGAAGGGGACAGGGACAGACTCACcctgttctctctcctttccaggGGTACCATCAAGGGCACCTGTGGCGTGCCCCAATGGCTCGGTCACGTTCcaagggaaatgctactatttctcagaGACCGAAGGGAACTGGACCTACAGCCGGAGCCGCTGCTCTGCACTgggtgcctccctggctgggatcgaCACCCAGCAGGACATGGTGAGTCCCTTGGGCAGCAAGAGGCCAGGCGTGGGCTGGTGCTGGAATGGTGCCAGGGCTCGGACCCTGCTGGGGTGGGATTGGGAGCCGGCGGGATGAGAGGTCAGGCTCCCCATCCACTGAGATCTCTTCTCCATCCATCCCTTTGGCCTGAGGAGTCGCAGCTCCCTGCCCTCCTGAttccctgagccccagccctgctgctttcCCCTGGGCCTCAGTTTGTCCCTGGAGCAGCCGGCGTCCTGTGGCTCTTAGGCTACATCCAGGTGTTTCTGACGTGATTAGGGATGTGGGAGCCCAAGTGAGACACCCCCCAAGTAGGGCTGATTATCGCAAAGGACTGAGCCCCTGCCTTCTGACAGCTGGGGCTCTGGGAAGGGTCAGGGGTCCCCAGATCATGTCACTTTAGAATAATCTCTTCCAAGCCACGTGTTGGCTGCAGCCGGGGGCAGATGCTGCACAGGACATGTTTGCTGGATGGGGCGCGGGGCTGCCCCGTCTGTCGTCCCGTAGACTCAAACCCAGCTCGCTGGGAGCTCCGTCAGGCGTGTCATGTCGGTTTTCTTCTGCTCCGGTTGAAGGACTTCATGCTCCACTACAGAGGCCTCAGGGACCACTGGCTTGGCCTCCGGAAGGAGACGGACCAGCTCTGGACATGGATGAACGGCACCAAATTCAACAGCTGGTGAGTTCTCCCCGAGTGTTGGGTCACGGACATCTGGCGTGCCAGACTCGGACCGAGCTGGGACTCGTCGCTGACCAGGGAGACCTGAGTCTTGTATGACCTCAATGTGCTCCCCATGTCTGCGACCTGCCCCACTCCGCACTACTCTCTGTGGGAAGCAATGGGGGATCCGAGCTCTCAGATCCCAGTCCTGTGCGGTGCCAATTCCTCTCTGCCTTCAGAgatctcaaccccctgcccctgggggcttcatggggctgggaggggttggTTCCCTATGCACCAGTCTTCTGCCATGGGTCTTAGCTGCTTTTGCAGGGGGGcggacccctcctccccagcctgagGGGGGCGAATTTCCAGCTGCTCTGCAtctgtgctgagatctaacctagCTGCTCTCActgtctgtctcctccttccctgcccccgtCCCAAACAACACCATAGTCAGCAGCTCCCCATGTGCTGGGGTGACCTCTCTGCCCTAGGCTCTGCTTTTCCTGTCACCTGctgctttcttctctctctggtcCCCCCCATGACAGTGGCGGCCAGCTCTGAGCTACGCTCTTTGGTGCTGGGGGAGCTGGTGCTGACTTGACTCTGCCAGGGGTGGGAGGAAAGCTGGCGGCTGTGTCTGGCTGATCCCTACTGGAGGAACTGCTGCTGGCTCTGTCCGACCACTTCCATCTGCACCTCCATCTGTTGCAACAGAGAGATTCTGGAGCTGCACCGAACACTCACGTAGGTGTTGGTGGTGGGGTGGCTAAACCTGAGTGACGGGTGTCCTGATTCCACCCGCCGGGGAGCACGAAGGGGTTAAACGTGTCGCTCCCCAGCAACCACCAGGTCCGGGGCGAGAGGGAGAGGGCTGCTCTGATTTTGCCCCAAACCAAAGTACAGATGAATATTCACCCTGCAGTTGAAGGAGCCTCCCCTTAAGAGCCAGCGTGGGCCAGCGGCTAGAGCAAGGGATGGGGAatcgggagacctgggttctgatccCAGCTTTGTCACGAGCTGCTGTGAAGGGACCCGCCCCAGGCAGCACCTCTGCGCCTCCACTTCCCCATTTATGCTACGGGGGTAATCCCGGTTACCTCCCTTGGCACGCGGTGcaactgtctgtctgtgtgtgtttgtgctgtgACCCTGCTGTGTGACTGGGAACCCTCTgcccagcagcccctgctccccgtTGCTGACGGTCCCTTTGCTCCTTCCCTGCAGGTTTAAAAtcggagggggaggggagtgcgCGTATCTGAAGGAAGCAAAAGCCATCAGCTCCTCGCGGTGCTCTATGGAGAGACACTGGATCTGCAGCAAACCCCACATGTGTGTAAAGGTTTAGCACAGCACTGGGCAGGGGGCTGAAGGCTCAACCCTGAAGAGATGGGCCATCATTGATGCTGACAGGCTCGGATGTTTCTCTGGCTAATGAGAGCGTTTGCAGTCATGCTAGTGAGGACTAAACCAAAAAGCATCTGAGATGGGCCAGACACTTCTGCTTCAGAGCATAAGATCCCTATCCTTGGGAGTAAACTTTCCGTAATGGATGAGTGATCTCTTAACAGTCCTTAACATCTTAACAGTCCTTAACATCTCTTAACAGCTGACCTGCCCTTTCCTCTGAatcagctggtactggccactcagACAGGAGACTGGACTGGATGAACTGGGGATTCCTGAACCAGCCGGTTCTCACCTGAGGCCCCTTCCTCTGGTATGTCTGGGCACCAAGACAGGCAAATAAGGACCAAATTCTGAGCCACCTTTCAGGGAGCAGTTTTGATCTCATCTTCCCATTGAGCCGCCTCAGTGCCGCGGAATCGCTTCCACAACCAGCCCTTCCAGCTGTAATGAGCCTCCTGCTTACCTGAGCTTCCAGTCGTAGGCCTGGTCCACGCTACAGAGAGAGGGcgacgtaaggcagcttatgtcgacctaattatgtcagtgtccacactacagccttgctcccaccaGTGTAAGTGCCCTACTGCACTGACATAACTCCACTGGCACGGCAGGCGTAAGGCTTCTGTCTGTGTAGTTAGAGCggcacagtgtctgtgtagacaccgTGTAGACACCGAGTtatgtcattcttgtcaatttcacagctgcctGCTGGAGCCAAGAAATTGACAAGATAGGCTGGTAGGCCCCCTGCTGTGAACCTCATACCTGGCCCTTAGCTAGGGCTGTCACAACCAggtgggtggggggctccccaCTCCTAAGCAGGCTGTTGCCTGGTCTACCCTCTCCTAGCCGGGCTGCTTAGAACCCGGTAGGAACCCCTGCGGGGAGCCAGGCTCTCAGCAAATCCGCAAATCCAATGCTCTGGCTCGCGCTGTGTGCTCTGATTGACAGGGGATGTACCCTGTTCCTCCTCCGGTGGGTAATAGGTCGACTTAAGTTTGTAGCTTCGACATGACCTTAGTCTCTCTGATCTGGGGACCTAGGAATGTTTTGGAGGGCAGCAATCTCTGATCAAGAATGACCCAAGACGATACCATGCCTCATAGTAGCTTCTCCACTGTTgtgaggggcaggggcggggatcAATTGGAATTCAGCTTATCataagttactgggctcaatgcaggaatcGCTGGGTGAGCTTCTCTGCTTTGTTAGGCagaaggtcaggctagatggtcataatggtcttTTGTGACCTTGAAACCTGAGCTGTTTGGGAAGCTGAGAGGTGGCTCTGGATAACCATGCAACTGTTCTGATTTCCTACCTCTGCGCTTTACTAGCTGCTGCAGAAAGCAGGTCTTGTCTCGTGCAGCTGATAATCTGAGATCAACCCGAAGTGCACTGCATCTTAACGCTGAGCCATGGACTCctcttatgtttatttttaagtctttGTAAACTGTGATTTACTTAATTATGCTATTTATCACTAAGCTATATATTTTTTGACAGCCCTTTTTTGCACAGTATTGATAATAGGCTGTCATGTTGTAAATGAAGCATTATCGTTGGATGTGGTTTTGTATTGCAAGGTAACTTAATTGCAGTGTTAAGATTAATGATGCCTGACTAGTATTGTGCTGATGGCTGTACAAACCTCACTGAGACTAATGGGTGTGAATGGACCTTTCGATTAACATAACTGTCAGAATAAGGTCATTGCAAGCCCTTTCCCCAGACACACAGTGTATGTGACCCTGTCTGAGACTTCTGTACTAAATGGGTGGCAGGGTTTTGCCAGTTTCTGGAGGGGTGGGTGCAGAACACGGGGAACTACAGAGCTACACAGACAGCTGGAAGGAACAGCTGAAAGCAAGGCGTCTGAGCCCGGAGTGAGGTTTTGGGGTCGGAGGTGCAGGCTGAAAAATGTGTTCCTGGTGCTGTGAGCAAAATAAGCTGTTTCCTGCTACCTGTTTTCTCCTGTGACCAGGGAAACGGGTCCTTTGTACtggttttgtaaataaacaaacctTCATTAAATAAATAATGGCTTCTCACCAATGTCTCCTAACTGAGACAACCTACTAGACTCTAAACTTTTGGTGAGCTGCTCAGATCACAATGGAGAACAGTATTTATTCAAGACCACACACACATCTGCACGCATGCCAGCCTTTGTCTTGTTGAGGTCAGTGAAGATAGAGTTTGGGATTAAGTTACCAGCTTCTTAATTTTAGGAGTAGAGTGGGTTAAGCCGACCAGTCGAAAAACCACTATGCTGGTTTCCTAGTGTTGCTAGGATGTTGGGGgggcataagaacagccatactgcatcagaccaaagatctgtctagcccagtgtcctgtcttccgacagtggccaatgccaggtgccccagaaggaatgaacagaacagggaatcatcaagtgatccatcccattgcctattcccagcttctggcaaacagaggctagggacaccatccctgcccatcctggctaatagccattgatggacctatcctccatgaacttatctagttctttttttaattagctgCCACACCGCCTGG is part of the Eretmochelys imbricata isolate rEreImb1 chromosome 14, rEreImb1.hap1, whole genome shotgun sequence genome and encodes:
- the LOC144274606 gene encoding C-type lectin domain family 2 member E-like isoform X3 — encoded protein: MGETADSTEQSPQGEVHPTCNGDPETGGEMETRNNPQEEQLLELPSRNGDVRREQDPAVGTCLASLSGSQSPFRDPFVCKVLICVSGMAVVLFFAVMVLAATLPGVPSRAPVACPNGSVTFQGKCYYFSETEGNWTYSRSRCSALGASLAGIDTQQDMDFMLHYRGLRDHWLGLRKETDQLWTWMNGTKFNSCGGQL
- the LOC144274606 gene encoding C-type lectin domain family 2 member A-like isoform X2, coding for MGETADSTEQSPQGEVHPTCNGDPETGGEMETRNNPQEEQLLELPSRNGDVRREQDPGSQSPFRDPFVCKVLICVSGMAVVLFFAVMVLAATLPGVPSRAPVACPNGSVTFQGKCYYFSETEGNWTYSRSRCSALGASLAGIDTQQDMDFMLHYRGLRDHWLGLRKETDQLWTWMNGTKFNSWFKIGGGGECAYLKEAKAISSSRCSMERHWICSKPHMCVKV
- the LOC144274606 gene encoding early activation antigen CD69-like isoform X1 yields the protein MGETADSTEQSPQGEVHPTCNGDPETGGEMETRNNPQEEQLLELPSRNGDVRREQDPAVGTCLASLSGSQSPFRDPFVCKVLICVSGMAVVLFFAVMVLAATLPGVPSRAPVACPNGSVTFQGKCYYFSETEGNWTYSRSRCSALGASLAGIDTQQDMDFMLHYRGLRDHWLGLRKETDQLWTWMNGTKFNSWFKIGGGGECAYLKEAKAISSSRCSMERHWICSKPHMCVKV